The genomic stretch taaagtccagaaatgtgaattttgcataaaaactaatgaaaacatccctaaaagtagctagatcctactagaaactacctaaaaacaatgccaaaaagcgtataaattatccgctcatcacttgctCGTTTCGTGTTCGCTTGGCATCCCGACGATGTCATCGATCGTCCTTGTCGCGTTGGCATTTTGGATCTTTGGAAACGCGTGGTTGCGTCATTTTTCGTGTCATTTTTCGGGTGATATCTCGTTCCTGGTCTCACGATGGGATCGAGTCTTAGAGGTTGCTTGGCTTGCGTGTTTCGGGTGGCATCGCTCCTTGGACGTGACTCGGCCTTCGCGGTTTTGCACTCTGAGACAAAATTCTTGGATTATCGGGATGGCTTTATCTCCTAGACCGTTGGATACTCGAGCTTGATCGAGCTGCCGATCGTTCTCCTTTTGTTGTGGCCTGTCAGGGGTTGGCTGGCGGTGCACGACGCTGGTTATCCTTCTGTGGGTTGGGGGAGGGTTGCTATCTTGTAGTTTAGGTGTTGGGCTTCGCGGATTTGAGTCGTGGTGGTGGCTTGAGTATTGTTCCTTGAGGTTCTTGTCGTCACGACTTGATAGGTCCCTACAGACAGCGCCAATGTACTAGAAGTCTCTGATACGGGTAGTGGGATGGATCGGAGACTTGCGAGTCGAGGAGGTTGTGGATCATCTTATTGTAGCGGCGGgaggtggtacctgcaaagacacttcCACGTCCATGTCAGAATGGATCTGAGAAGTATAAAATATGTAGAATGGGTGACATCCTTGAGGGGTCTTTGGCTCCCTTTTATATAATTTGGggtagttatcttatcttatctattaaaataagagaaatatttaattttaaatgtttgATAGCAATTGTAGGGTCGATTCGGACCACGATAGAGGTCAAGGTCCGATTGTCCAGGTTGGAGGTTAGTCTGAATTAGGGACCCGAAAACCAGGTCCATAACAGTAACCAATATAAATGAAAtgaatttggatcctctaaattttgaattttcactttagAGTGTAAAGTGTGATTTCTCACCCTTGaatagtttctctttcatattttcttttgatcccacctatgaaataaatggtgagaaatcacactttatcccctaaagtgaaattcaaaatttagaggatccaaatccaaatgaaatattgtattttgtaaataattttttgttgttggtcacacaattaaattctaaaacaaaaattttattaaatatgttATGATAATTATGGTGACTATGTCATTATTATTAAAActaaagttatttttttaatattttaattattcttttagtttatattttttaaaaaatattgtttaacaataaaaaattattttaaatttagtaatactttttaaaatatcGTAATATAGtcatgttatatatatatatatatatatatatactcaatttaattcttaaaatttgagATCGCACTCAATTTGatctttaaaattctaataaatttaaattagattcCGAAACTTATAATCATAACACGTATTAGCCCTTGAGTTGATTTTTTGAACGATGTGTTCATTTAATACATTAACttactgcaatttaaattctttgCTTAAGTTAAAGTTTTCAAAAGCTTGACTATTACTTTCTGAactcaaaaatttttaaattgaactTGTAATTATCGAGCCTGTTAAATTTATaagaaatttaataaattttaattatgtgaCATCTAAACATAATAGgccaaatttttataaattaatgtGTAAAATTAATACGTTATTTATGAAAATTAATTTAGGAATTAagtaaattaatataataaattttgaaatataaattaaatcaattataattttaagatGTTAGTTCGacttcaaattttaaaagttaaattgaatattaactttatatatacatataaatataaatgaaaCCCCAGGAAGTCTCAAATCTCTCCCAAGGCCCGACCAAAAATTTCCCTCTGTAGTGGTGCGACCAAGGTAGACAGAATCGGCGGAATCGATAGTCTGCCGGCGAGCCACGTCTGCGGAAGAAGGCTTGCTCAAAAGATTGTTTACCGTGGACCAGTGCAAACCCGATCCGAAATCCAGACCCAATCGGTGGAGAAGAATTAACCCTAGCCTCCCTAGGTTACTTGCTCCATTTTCGTCTCTCTCGGTCTctaccctctcttctcctttcgCCGTCGCCGGAGATCGTCGCTTCGGTGCTCTGGCTGAGGCACCAGTGCAGCCGGTGCTCCCTCTTCCTCTGGTACTCTGCTCTGCAGTGGCACCGTGCCTCTATCTCTCCAAATCGTCGCCGACTCGCTCCTTCTCTCTCCACCCTGTTGCTTCCGCCACGTCGGTTAAGGTAGGTTTTTTTCTGCTATGCTTCTTCCTATTTCTACTGATTCTGCTCTGTTATTCTTGGGGTGGATACAATAGTGATGGTGTTATAGTGCAGTCAGTTCTTGCTTCTTGTGATGTTTATAGTGATTTGGTGTTTAAGGTTAGGTTTGTGCTTTCTGATTCTTCTTGTTACTGCTCTGCCTGTTCCCTTTCTGATTTGGTGTATAAGGGTCTTTGAATAATctttcatttttctgtaaattttgttttcattttcttcttgtttcccAATTTGCCTGTTCATCGTTAATAGATTGTAGTAATGTTGAGCTCCATTCAGCTCTTGATGCTGCATTGCTTAAAAAATCAATCAATATATATAGActccattttttttctctcttcgtattattattttttggtcCAAAAGACTCTTAAAGTATTTATTGAATATACTTGAATGATCACGGTGAAACTTATACTATTGTTGTCTTAGAGGAGTAGAAAACGATCATCATCTTTCatcatcttttaatttttatcaacacttgtaaattgtaattgaaattaattttatgttgtcaactttatatatatatatttgaagaGTAATGTTTACGTTCCCTCTTAAAAACTACGAGTTCACTACCTTGAGTGCGACTTTATCTCTCCCCGCCTTGAGACATTGGTGAAGCTGCGGGTTAGGCAGTTCAAGATACCTGCAGCCTTGGCTCTCTTTGGCTCTTACTCTAACTGGCAGCTCTCCCTCACTCTCTCTCATTGTCATTGGCAACCATATGTTCCGGTTATTTTTAGGGCTTTGTTGTTGATGAGTATTAAATCTAGGGATTTCTTGTTACTTGTGTTTTTCctcatctttttctatttttatttttttgaggATGATAATTTCACCTTGGTGAACCCACAACATGTATATCATCAGCGGAATTCTAAAAATACATCTACTAGTAAGCTAAAATATCCTTAATTGATGTTTGTTAGCATCTTTTTACATCATTATGTCCATTAGGTTCTCTGTGATCTAAACTTCTATTTTTGTtcatcccttgattcaaattcaggATCCAACTCCTTATACTTTTACAGTTTTATTTACTATAACTTTTTGTTGGCAAAGTTTTGCTTCCTCTCTTTGTTTGAAATTTCATTTCTTTTAAGGAAAATTGTGGTGTACACATCAGTGCCTGTGCAATGCATAGTTTGTTATCATAAGATACCTCTATGCATCACTGTGATCCACaaaattttcttcaattctcaaTTAGAGTTTCGTTTCTGTTCATTCTTGCAGCTAGTTGTTCGGGTAAAAAGGGATGATCTACACTGCAATTGACACATTCTATCTGACAGATGAGCAGCTACAGAATTCACCATCCAGAAAAGATGGCATAGATGAAGCCACTGAGACCACCCTTAGAATCTATGGCTGTGATCTCATTCAAGAAAGTGGCATCTTGCTTCGGTTGTATCCTTTTAGTTATTGTTCTCACGAATATTCCTATTTACTgttttaattttctgcatattAGTATTGATTGATTTCTTGTGTTCTGCCTAATCTTAAATTATGTATTTGATTTGGATGGATTTTCCCTTAATTGTTTGGTAGACCACAAGCAGTCATGGCCACTGGGCAGGTTTTGTTTCATCGCTTCTATTGCAAGAAGTCATTTGCAAGGTTCAATGTGAAGGTCAATATTTTCTTACTGACTTACTGTATATGTTATCTGCTATTTTTGCTCTCTCTATGTGCTTCCTGATTtgaaatgataatgataatgataatgatgtCTATTTTCTGCAGAAAGTGGCTGCAAGCTGTGTGTGGCTTGCTTCAAAACTGGAGGAAAGCCCTAGAAAAGCAAGACAAGTAATCATAGTTTTTCACAGAATGGAATGCAGGAGGGAGAACTTGCCAATTGAGCATTTAGACTTGTATTCCAAGGTCAGAAGCCTTCTGTACCTCCAGTAAACTGATTCAATCATATGATGTGTGTATAATATCTCAGATTCTCAGTAATTTCTTGTTATTTGAATACTTTGTTTTCCATGTTTATGAACAGAAATATGTTGATTTAAAGATGGAGTTGAGTAGAACGGAGAGACATATTTTGAAAGAAATGGGGTTCATTTGTCATGTTGAGCATCCTCATAAATTCATATCAAATTACCTTGCTACTCTTGAAACACCACCAGAATTGAGGCAAGAAGCTTGGAATCTAGCTAATGATAGGTAAATAATTGCTGATTGTGTACTTGTCTATGTGAACATACATATGTATGTCTCACTTCCATGCTATTAACCACGCTTTCTTAGTAACACGAGTTTCAATTTTGAAATGTCTGCATCTAGTTCTAGTATAGCTCcagtttaaatatttttttttataatgatttGTACCATTGTACTGGACTACTGGTGTGCCCTTTACGACTTATAATAGAGATATTGATCTTAGACAAAGTTTTGCTTGACGGTTTTTGGTGAAAACAAGTTATTTTGAGAATGTAAATATGTTTTGATGAATATTTTGTCTAGGCAGGGGAATAGATTTGGCTAAACTTTATTAGGATTTAGCATATGAAGTTCCAAGGTTCTTTTTAAGCTGTTGAACCTGTTCAGCAAGTGCCGTACTTTCTAGGCTGAAGATATGGGTAAGTATGATTGTAAGACATGTGAAAGCGTCACTGGACATTCATGGTTTTCATTTTGCTGTTAGACCTGTTGAACATGATGCTTCTGAACTCGCAAAATTTTGTGTCATAAACATTAGAAACATTTTATTCAAGCATCTGGATTAGAGTAGAAGTATTGTTCACTCATCAGTTGCTTATCTTTGCTAGTATCTTCTATTATGGTTTGTATTAAACATCTTTTATTAGAACTTTATGGtgattatttcttttaattaattttagcgTTCAATTGCTTTCTGTTTTCTTGTGCAGTTTGCGCACTACATTGTGTGTTCGATTTAAGAGTGAGGTCGTCGCTTGTGGTGTTGTGTATGCTGCTGCTCGTAGGTTCCAAGTACCCCTTCCGGAGAATCCACCATGGTGGAAAGCATTTGATGCAGAGAAGTCTGGGATAGACGAAGTGTGCAGGGTTCTGGCTCACCTTTATAGCCTACCTAAGGCACAATACACACCAGTCTGCAAAGATGGGGACTCATTTTCATTCTCCAACAAATCCATAGAATCAAAGTCTCAGTCAACCCCTAAGGTGCCTGCTATTTTGGTTTTTGGTTTTTCCACATTTAGTATTTGCCTTTGTAGAGTGCAGTATCAGCGTCAGTTCAGTTCTCACTTCTCAGTTATAAGATCGATAATTTGCTGTGTGGATTTCGTAAAGCCAGTATCATTTGCAATACGACTAAAGTTTTGATCcaacaattttttaattactgCCAACTTGCAGGATGTTCCGCAAAGTAGCCCGTTAGGTGATGCTGACACTGCAGTTCCAAAGGGAGCTGCTGGGGAAGCCGATATTGAATCGGTTGGAGGTGCATTGGCTAAGCAAATTGATAAGCTGAGGGAATCCAAGAAATCCGATGATGAATCCAAGAGTGCAGCAACAGAAGGAGGAGCAAGAGATGAACTCACGCTGAAGTCCAAGTCTGACCGTAAAATGGAGGCCAGTGGGGATATTCGCCGGGATAGGGACAGAGACAGGGACAGGGAGAGGGACAGAGACAGGGACAGGGACAGGGACAGGGAAAGAGatagggagagggagagggagagggagagggagagggacAGAACAAAATCCCGGGATCGTGATAGAGGGAGGGATTCTGACAAAGAACGCGAACGAGAGGAGATTGAGAGGGACAAATACAAAGATCGTCGTCGATCCAGGGAGAGATCAAAGGAAACGGgtattttttatagtttttacTTTTGTCTtgaatcttattttattttattttgggcACTTAGAATAGATAATTTCTTGTATTAAATGCAGGACATTCAGAGAAGTCAAAACACCATTCATCACGTGGTATGATTACGAATCTGCatgagtttatttatttattttattttattttttgggctTAGCGACAAAACCCCCCTTTGATGCGGCGGTGGCGGCGGCGGCGGcgtcgtcatcatcatcatcatcattatgattattattattattattattttcagatCGTGACTATCATGGTTCCTCCTACTCTTCAAGGGAGAAAGAGCGCCATAGACATCACTGACACTaggaaaaattttcaagatgtACCTGCCTTTGTTGTCTGTAGATCCATCCTTGCTAATTTGCCTGTAACAAATTTTATTACCAGTACATATTTTAATATCCAAAACTGCTTATTCTGTTATTTTAATTGACtttgattaattattaattatactCAAAATTAAAAACACACCACTAAATAGAAAGTAGGGAGTGATGCTGTTATTCCAATTTTGATAATATTACTCACAAACTTGTTTAATACTATGGTGGTTAATTGTTCTGCCGAAAATGTGATTAATATACGGGTAAGATTGATGATATTGTGTCTGATTTTTTAACCATATATCTGGGTAAGATTTTGAAATAGTGGATATTTAGGCTCATAAATTGAGGTTAGTTATAATTCCTTTCTTAAATGACACCTATTACCATGCTACCAAGTCCTTGTAGGAAGGTTTATAAGCATGGATAGCATCAGGGCAAGACAATATGAAGTGCTTTTTCATTATTGTTGGTACACCCATCATCGTGACAATATACAGCAACCTTAGGGTATTCATTATCATTAACTAGTTTGCCAGGGAATTCAGATAACACTAAATGGTCATGCCAAAAACATGACCTCTATTTGTGCTCCAATGTCATTCTCCAAAGAGGCATGCTAAGAGGAGGTTTGATAATGATTATCGACGAGGTACTCACTTCTCgatataaaatatgtataaggtgattcttttatgtttcGTTTGCTGCTAGATAAATATGTATTATGTATTCCGGTTAACAAACACAACATATCCACGACCCAAAAAAAAACTCTCAATAAATATCTCTCTTGTTCGTGTTGTTATCACATAGAACTAGTTATTTACACGAATTTGTATAATCCTTTAGTTGTAtcatagatttttttatttttattttttgaaaagtaGTAGATCatatttcattaatttttaaaaaataaaatataaagatgtCTAAAAGTAAGATAGTATAATAAAAAGTGGGAATTTTCCGAAATAATATACTGAAGGTATTTATTCAAATGGTGCATGATCgaaaaactaaaaagaatctaaaagaagaaagaataaaaatatgaaagaatAATAAGACGAATTGAAAAAAACTATGAGTTTGTTTTATGGAGACAATGATGTAAAATAGGAGTTCTTAAGATTTCTTAAGATTTCACATAACAAATTTGACAGAATTTGCAAGAATAGCAAACAATGTTAAAGTAGAACGTTCAAAGACTAAATGGTTACTAATTTTTCAGCAATTCTAATAAATAATGGTAAACAATTGAAGATTTTGGTCAACATTTTTTAACTGATTAAATATCTCTGGTGATGCAGGTTTATGATGCTGTATTTTTCACAAATAATATggtaatataataatattcccAGGCTTACCGAAAGAATATTCTTAGGATATGTTgttttcaccaaaattttttaaacaacCAATGCAAGATGAGTTGTGACTAGGActagatatttttttttcccCTTCAAATAGTGTAGCCATTTTAATagcaattttttttcatataataaatacaGAAAAGAATATGAAAGGAGCTTATTctttgttaattaaatattgatgATTGATCTTTCATTCAgcattgaaaataaaattttgaatcagTTGTCTATTATTTTGTTGATATCCAAGTcctaaaaaaatcataaaaaattaattaaaattggatgaaaatataaaattttatagaaTAACTAAATTGAAAAGTGAGACTCAATTGagtttttaaacttaaaaaattgtCAATTTGACTATTGAACTTTGAATCACGTCAGTCTTAAACTTTTTGCTTCATATGAATGTAAGTTAGAATACATAATCACATTTACATTTAcaagaaaaaaataactaaacaaaaaattaaagcaGTCAAGAAACGTATTTTTCATGTTTCAAATACCAAATCAAATTGACGTCATTAACAAAATGCTGATAGTGACGTGCGTTGTTCTTAGAATGGTAATGAAAGATCTTTTTTAAGGCGGAAAAAGTAACTGAAATAAGTTGGAGTTGAGTATTGAGCTAGAGCTGACAATGGGTTAGGATAGAATAGAGTTTGAATCTTATCCTAACTCTATTTGTgagttaaaaattttattaaaactcTATCCTATCTTACTTGTGGGTTAAAAATCTCTCCATCCTAACTCTATTCGCATCCTAATATTctaaaccctaccctaccctattTTATCCgtagaaatattaaatttttttaaagtaaatataaaattcaatcatttcgaattttatacatattaataacataaaaaataaaaaaactaatgctctaaattactaaattaactTACTAGTTTAGTAGTTATTCACTTATTGTAAGTCATTACATAAGGGAGGTTGTTGGTTCAATTCTCACTTCttcattatatatttaattttcataaaatATGTGTTATATATGAGGTGTTGGTAGGATAGAGTAGGGTACACCCTAAACCCGGTCGACGGATTAGACCGAATTTCGGCCGGCGGTTTGGACCAAATTAGGTAGTAGGATATGAATTGCCGGCCTACATAGTTTGTTAATCCAAAAACCAAACTTGTTTTTGAGTTagttaaaaatttgattttatatgataaaattgGTTATTAACCggttagaaaaagaaaaaattagtttttaaccgattataaaaaaatcaattttaaaatataaccgatttttttaaaataccagTTTTTACATAGAAAAATTagactttaaaaaaaaaatttaaaatcggttttgttcataccctggcccaataataaaggcccaggtccaaataaaaggccTAGTCCAGAGGATTGAGCTTTACTAAGCACCAACCTTCACGCTAGAAGTCGGTGTCAAACCCGACTTACTCCCAAGAAGTCGGGACGGAGAATAGTTGGCAGATAAGCACCCATTCAAacgagtaactgcccctaaaatctctctaactactttatcgagccatatcttaacctccctaagataatgggacggttaacaccctaaaaatatggcactactccaacggtggttattggctcaccactataaatacactgacacccctcaggtatctctaagcccaatactctctagacctgctcacacccttgctaacttaggcatcggagtgtctttgcaggtaccacccctcATTCATTCTcgagcacaagtcggaaggaggctccaaCGTGCAGACTAGCTCAGAAGCCACCATCCGCGAACGATTGGGCCATCCAATTCCATCCAGTCcatcaatctccggttacccaccgtaacattggcgccgttgccggggacctgagAGATCATCCAACGATGGCAgatagatcccacgaagaaggccatgtggagacagattctgaacaagagaatctggacacaggcaACAACGATGTGGACCTCACCCTCCACCAAGAAATCGATAATCAACACAGGGAAGGCACTTCCGGAATAAAGAATCCGAAGGTAAACTCCTCAGAAGGGCGCGAGTCAGAAAAAGAAGGACCACCCCATgtaactgaactcatgggattagtcTACAGCCGCCTGGAACAATTAGAGCAGGAGCGAGAGCGACAAAAAGAAACTGAAAAGagcctaaaagaggagatgaaacgacgaaaagagttagaaagaaaactcttacagttggaatcctccctcaaaaGTCGCAACTCCCGCGACGAACAAGAAGAACCACCCTTAGGTGGGGAGGATCCCTTCAGCGAGGACATCATGAGGGCtaaagttccgagaaacttcaaAATCCCtaatatggacctctatgacgggaccacggatccaaagcatcacctgagcaacttcaaaagtcggatgtacctagctgaCGCTTCCGACGCTAcacgatgcaaagccttcccgaccactctatcaaaagcagcgatgaagtggttcgatagcctcctcCCGAGGTCGATtactagttttgaagacctctcaaggaagtttttaatgaggttctcaatccagaaagacaaagtgaaacatgcaccgagcctcctgggaataaaacaggagatCGGAGAAT from Arachis stenosperma cultivar V10309 chromosome 9, arast.V10309.gnm1.PFL2, whole genome shotgun sequence encodes the following:
- the LOC130951871 gene encoding cyclin-L1-1, whose product is MIYTAIDTFYLTDEQLQNSPSRKDGIDEATETTLRIYGCDLIQESGILLRLPQAVMATGQVLFHRFYCKKSFARFNVKKVAASCVWLASKLEESPRKARQVIIVFHRMECRRENLPIEHLDLYSKKYVDLKMELSRTERHILKEMGFICHVEHPHKFISNYLATLETPPELRQEAWNLANDSLRTTLCVRFKSEVVACGVVYAAARRFQVPLPENPPWWKAFDAEKSGIDEVCRVLAHLYSLPKAQYTPVCKDGDSFSFSNKSIESKSQSTPKDVPQSSPLGDADTAVPKGAAGEADIESVGGALAKQIDKLRESKKSDDESKSAATEGGARDELTLKSKSDRKMEASGDIRRDRDRDRDRERDRDRDRDRDRERDRERERERERERDRTKSRDRDRGRDSDKEREREEIERDKYKDRRRSRERSKETGHSEKSKHHSSRDRDYHGSSYSSREKERHRHH